Proteins from one Panicum virgatum strain AP13 chromosome 7K, P.virgatum_v5, whole genome shotgun sequence genomic window:
- the LOC120642643 gene encoding histone-lysine N-methyltransferase, H3 lysine-9 specific SUVH5-like, whose translation MGRGAAAEPPRAAGARRYRELVPWRFQRGFVREPLEHAASASAVAPSRGGGKTVGDPGTGNCGSGGAPSSGGETVGVRDARDCGSGGAPSGGKSGAVGGGERQSEGCTPSQSLKNPDVDNGGHPVPENACDLGKSGGAKSPRLDDNGNNRDANVVEAGEDCNLGSDNCDGSVKDAGAQDSRGTGDGAACDPEVAVSNVEVKKCFAEGLKESFVDQTGLKSNDSSASGLWSEDPERNVGLGDSACHTATERGMGDVAAKENDAAAKGCSAATPDDNGNGIYCRKGRKAVVPWRFQVGYKRSFSKAFVSDNGSPDCPEYGFDDSSTPATRNSVRYYASSHSGVRVSAMRDFSSVEGANETGSECKKRKTNNDDQDKGTPNNGGVIVRESIMRSLQDFRLIYRELLDEEEENSREEVLNVRPDLQAYRIFRERFSTDCDDKKYIGSVPGIYPGDIFHLRVELCVVGLHRPHRLGIDYTKRHDGTSVAISIVSNAQSSDSNYNLDVLVYSGSVAVTVNQKIEGTNLALKRSMDTNTPVRVIHGFTTVNEKKKFPTYIYGGLYHVEKYWRVKECEDRYVYMFRLRRMEGQKHIDIKEILQTGKYGSNTSVIIKDLSQGLERVPISVVNNISTECPMPYRYISRLQYPRNYRPTPPTGCGCVGGCSDSKKCACAIKNGGEIPFNDKGRIVEAKPLVYECGPSCKCPPTCHNRVGQHGLKFRLQVFKTKSMGWGVRTLDFIPSGSFVCEYIGEVLEDEEAQKRMTDEYLFAIGHNYYDESLWEGLSRSIPSLQKGPSKDDEAGFAVDASVMGNFAKFINHSCTPNLYAQNVLYDHEDISVPHIMFFASDDIRPHQELAYHYNYKIDQVHDANGNIKKKKCLCGSVECDGWLY comes from the coding sequence ATGGGGAggggggccgcggcggagccaCCGAGGGCGGCCGGCGCACGGAGGTACAGGGAGCTGGTACCCTGGCGCTTCCAGCGCGGCTTCGTCAGGGAGCCGCTCGAgcacgccgcctccgccagcGCCGTAGCGCCCAGCCGAGGCGGCGGTAAGACTGTCGGCGATCCGGGAACGGGAAATTGCGGATCGGGTGGGGCGCCGAGCAGCGGCGGTGAGACCGTCGGCGTCCGGGACGCGAGAGATTGCGGATCGGGTGGAGCGCCGAGCGGCGGCAAGAGCGGGGCGGTTGGTGGAGGAGAGCGGCAATCGGAGGGATGCACTCCCAGTCAGAGTTTGAAGAACCCTGATGTGGATAATGGGGGTCACCCTGTACCCGAAAATGCCTGCGATCTGGGCAAGTCCGGCGGGGCGAAGAGCCCCCGATTGGATGACAATGGAAATAACAGGGACGCCAATGTCGTTGAAGCTGGAGAGGACTGCAATTTGGGGAGCGACAATTGTGATGGCAGTGTGAAGGACGCTGGTGCACAGGATTCAAGGGGTACTGGCGATGGAGCAGCTTGCGACCCTGAGGTGGCTGTGAGCAATGTAGAAGTGAAGAAGTGCTTTGCTGAGGGTTTGAAGGAGTCTTTTGTGGATCAGACTGGATTAAAGAGCAATGATTCTTCTGCTTCAGGTCTCTGGTCGGAGGACCCAGAGAGAAATGTTGGGTTGGGAGATTCTGCTTGTCACACTGCAACAGAGCGTGGCATGGGAGATGTGGcggccaaggagaatgatgcaGCAGCCAAAGGTTGCAgcgctgcaactcctgatgacAATGGTAATGGAATATATTGCCGCAAGGGGCGGAAGGCAGTCGTACCATGGAGATTCCAGGTTGGGTACAAGCGATCATTCTCCAAAGCTTTTGTCTCTGATAATGGATCTCCTGATTGTCCAGAATATGGGTTTGATGACAGTTCAACTCCAGCAACTAGAAACAGTGTGCGGTACTATGCAAGTTCTCATTCTGGTGTTAGAGTTTCAGCTATGCGTGACTTCTCCTCAGTGGAAGGTGCAAATGAGACTGGTTCTGAATGTAAGAAGAGGAAAACCAATAATGATGATCAGGATAAAGGAACGCCAAATAATGGAGGTGTCATTGTTAGAGAGAGCATCATGCGGTCTCTACAGGATTTCCGTTTAATTTATCGGGAGCTTTTagatgaagaggaagagaaTTCGAGGGAAGAAGTGCTTAACGTGCGGCCTGATCTACAGGCTTACAGAATTTTCAGGGAGCGGTTTTCCACAGACTGTGATGATAAGAAATATATTGGCAGCGTGCCTGGAATCTATCCTGGCGATATCTTTCATTTGAGGGTAGAGCTTTGTGTTGTTGGTCTCCATCGTCCGCATCGGCTAGGTATTGATTATACCAAGAGGCATGATGGGACTAGTGTTGCTATTAGCATTGTCTCTAATGCACAATCTTCCGACAGCAATTATAATCTGGATGTCTTGGTGTATTCTGGATCAGTGGCAGTTACAGTCAATCAGAAGATAGAGGGTACGAACCTGGCACTTAAAAGGAGCATGGACACTAATACGCCAGTTCGTGTTATCCATGGATTCACCACTGTtaatgaaaaaaagaaatttcCTACTTATATATATGGTGGTCTATACCATGTTGAGAAGTACTGGAGGGTGAAAGAGTGTGAAGACCGTTATGTGTACATGTTCCGACTGAGAAGAATGGAAGGACAGAAACACATTGACATCAAAGAAATTCTGCAGACAGGGAAGTATGGATCAAACACTAGTGTTATCATCAAAGATCTGTCCCAAGGACTGGAGAGGGTCCCAATATCTGTTGTTAACAATATATCCACTGAGTGCCCAATGCCGTATCGCTACATTTCACGCCTTCAATATCCCCGTAACTATCGGCCAACTCCACCAACAGGCTGTGGTTGTGTAGGCGGATGCTCAGACTCAAAAAAATGTGCATGTGCAATAAAAAATGGTGGAGAAATACCTTTCAATGATAAAGGCCGTATTGTAGAAGCAAAACCTCTCGTTTATGAGTGTGGGCCTTCTTGCAAGTGCCCTCCTACATGTCACAACAGAGTTGGCCAACATGGCCTCAAGTTCCGGCTGCAAGTCTTCAAAACAAAATCAATGGGTTGGGGTGTGAGAACTCTTGACTTCATACCATCTGGAAGTTTTGTGTGTGAATATATAGGAGAAGTGCTAGAGGATGAAGAGGCACAGAAAAGGATGACTGACGAGTACTTATTTGCTATTGGTCACAATTATTATGATGAATCTCTTTGGGAGGGCCTATCAAGATCTATACCCTCACTTCAGAAGGGTCCGAGTAAAGATGATGAAGCTGGATTTGCTGTTGATGCTTCAGTGATGGGAAACTTTGCAAAATTTATCAATCATAGTTGCACCCCCAACCTCTATGCACAAAACGTCCTCTACGATCATGAAGACATCAGTGTGCCTCATATCATGTTCTTTGCTAGTGACGATATTCGGCCCCATCAAGAACTGGCATACCACTACAACTATAAAATAGATCAGGTTCACGATGCCAACGGTAAcatcaagaagaaaaaatgCCTTTGTGGTTCAGTGGAGTGTGATGGCTGGTTGTATTAA